In the Arachis ipaensis cultivar K30076 chromosome B04, Araip1.1, whole genome shotgun sequence genome, CCTATTGATAAAAGTTTTCTCGTCTTTGGTTCGCCCGATTTGTAGTTTTTCCATGTCGCATTCTGGTTCCGGCCTGGGTTGGCCGTCTTGTCGGGCATCCAGGTCGGCTAGGAATATGCCGGCCGCGTCGCGAGACTTCTTTCGTAGGGCTAGGCTGGTGTTATCGCATTCTGCCGCGATTTCTCGATCTCCGTGGATGGTACCGATGGAGCCGTCTTCTGTTGTGAACTTCATGAGGAGGTATTTAGTGAAGATGATGGCGGAGAGATCATTGATTATTTTTCTTTCGAGGATGACGTTGTAGGCGGTGGAGTCTTTGAGGACCACAAACTCGGATAGGATTGTCTTTCTCTGGTTTTCCGTTCCTAaagttccccacagacggcgccaatgtacaagatgtctcttgTACGGGTTTGAGAGATAGATCGGGAACTTGCAGGTCGACGCGGAGGCCGGatcgcttgactggagcaatggggggaggtacctgcaaagacactccgacgctcaagtcaaaaTGGATCAGAGAGGTATATGGTGTGAGGGATGAATGAATACATAGAGGGACTTGGGTCCTCTTAtatataggtgatggtgaatatctttatcttatcttatttggctaagataagagaGACGTTTTGAATTCGAAAATTGGTTAGGAGTTCTATCGGGCCGATTTCGGGCCTTTAGAGTGGCGGAGCGGATCAAACCCGGGCAACCGAGTTCGGGGACCGTTCTGGGTGTAGGATCCGTGGGCTGGATCTATAACAGAATTAATCATTAATAAtcactaatttaataattttataacaaaTTATATTTTGACACCAAACATGTTGATGTGGTATATTTTGGTGTCCGTTTAAATATTTTTCTCTTCTCAACTATTTTCTAAAAATGTATATGTACTCAATTATATGCAAATTAatgtttaataattaattttgttgAGATTTATTTAATACTAATTATATAACAGGTTACATTATGAGGGTTAGCACGTTGATGTAGCACATTTTAGTGTCAATTTGAATACCTCCTTTTTTttcaactatttttttaaaaaaaatattatataattaatcataccaaaattaacatttaattatgttaaaatttgatattaattctaatattttatttcatatttttttagtaattattatgattattttttgtattttcataaattaataattttaatattttattttatatccttttaaaaattatttcaattatttcttctatttttgttaATGTTATATATAATGTTTTATTTTACCATTCATGAACGTAAGTTTTAGAGTCAAGTATACTGACGTTGCGTATATATTCTGGTGCCAATCTATATGTTGATGTTATCTTTGGAAAGTATTATGTATTAAATAATTAGATTTGTTAACATTTAGCAATTAATTATGGTGAAATTTGTCAATCATCGTCATTATGTTATTATATTATTCTACGAGTTATATTATGGTGCCAAACTGCCGACATAGCGGGTGAcagtttgaatattttttttttctcaatcatTTTTAAAAAAGTATTATATAATGAATCGTACACAAATTAATATTTGATAATTATTTGTGTTGAGATTTGtcaataattttaatattctgttataaatatttttagtaattattattattatttttatattNNNNNNNNNNNNNNNNNNNNNNNNNNNNNNNNNNNNNNNNNNNNNNNNNNNNNNNNNNNNNNNNNNNNNNNNNNNNNNNNNNNNNNNNNNNNNNNNNNNNNNNNNNNNNNNNNNNNNNNNNNNNNNNNNNNNNNNNNNNNNNNNNNNNNNNNNNNNNNNNAAAAATAAACTTcatgtttatttaattaaaattttatttttattattaattatatttttataataaaactcttttttatataattaatttaaaaatgttgaatataaaaaatattgagttaagtatttatgtgtatatatatgtgtgtattaGTTAGAATATGCAAtatatactataaaaaatatgaatGATGCCAAGAAAACAGATTAGTACAATAGTTGTCAGCTTGGTCTTCATATAAGAAGAGCCAAGTTTGATTACCACCTCTTGCaatacatttttaaaattttctcaaGCCCGCACGCTAACGTTATCAGCACGTGGGTTAGCCGGCTTGTTGACCGGATCGGTTTGGTTTTGATTTATGTCAGTTTTGATTGGTTTATGTTAGTTTGATTGGTTCGTGCTAATTTTGATCGGTTCATTTTATTAAGTGGTTAGTACATTAAATTAGATTTGTACAGAATTCGTTTCATCAGTTTTTTGGTCAGACCGATTGATTCGGTCCGCTTTTAACAACTATTTGATTCTTTCTTATGTAATAttttgaatatatattttttatttttttctattaaatttaTTGGTAAATATCAAATTGGTTGGTATTTGAAAGATTTTGATACTAACGAAATAGTACTTAAATGTTGTTAATGACAAACTAAtccttaaataattttaaaatctgATAAAAATGACCAGACGTTAATTACTTCCATTTctattaacagaaaatgctgaaGTGGCTAACTGAATAAATGACATAGTATATTTTACTGGAGtttaaaattatatgaaatttaattattttaaaataataattacaaaACAGTATTAATACTAATACGCAAGAGAATCCCCAAAGTAAAAATTCTAACTTAATCTTCTTTCCTTGTCTCCTCTTTTTTAAATTGGTGAAAGCACACCACACACTCTATGGCCATCCACCATGTTCATCACTTATCATTTTCTTCTCCCATAAGTCAGCAACTCACACACTCACAAAGAGTCACAAATATCAGCGATTCACCGCCTTAATTTTCACCGAGATTCCGTCTGCTGCCATCGAGTTTGTCTCTATATTTTTGACGCTCAATATCTGTACCCCGTTAAGTTTATCGTCGTGAGTCTCTCTTTAGCGTTGTCGTTCCGTCTGTATGACTCTGTCTCTCTCATTGAATCAATATACCTTTTTTTCGAGCTTCACCGCCTTCATCCAGCCAGCATTTCTATCGTCCTCTTCTTGAAGTTTTGTTGTGGTGtccaattcaaaaatttttattatctttttaattattttgtttttctctGATTTCATTCTCTCAATAAATTTATCTATCCTTctctatttttcattctctttctttgatttttgaatgaatattGTAATTCTGATACTAAAATTGATTGTTTTATCTTATTGatttagatttgaatttaaattttgatattatttaTTGTGTTTGTGTTTATTTGTATAGttctaaaaattgaaaaatattattgTGTTTATGATAAATTCATAGAAAAATCAATTTTAATGTTGATGAGATTAATGTTAATAAAAATGAAACATCTTTTGTAGGTGGAAAATAGAGGAAAAacacaagagagagagagaaaattgtTGGTGGTGGCTTGTAAGAATTAGGAAATGTCATGTTGTCATATACTCTGTTAACCACCTTAGCAGTTTTTTGTTAAACAAGAGTAATTAACACTTGGttattttgtcaaattttaaaattatttagaaattTTTAGTTAATACTTAATAACATCTTTTAGATATCACTTTATTAACGTCTAAATTTTTTAAGTATCAATTTAGTAGTTACTTCTTTATCTAAATAATTAGACAATTATTTGTTAatgttttttaataatatattNNNNNNNttttaaatataaataaaaaaatatattttttatgccTCGCACATATACATAAACTAGTAAATAAAATGTTTGCATAGTGAAGTGAGGGAATCATAGGCTATGTGGAGGATGCAAGCGAATGCATGACGAGATATTTTAGAGGGTTATGGCCATTTGTGTGGATAATACAAGTTAGAAGAGGTCTCAGGTCTCAACTCACAAGTCACAACACCAAAGATTTTTTTGTTTTCTCATTCTCCTCAACACAATAAAATCTagtaatgacaaaaaaaaaaacaataaaatctagTAAGCTGCAAGGGTAGTTTCGTACTAACAAATCCCATAGCTAGGCGATCTCATTATTGCTTCTATCTCTTTCACTCGTGCTTGTATATTCCATCATTTTTATACAAATAAATTTTGTTAGTTAATAATAAAAATCCAAAAGTATAATACTATGTATATAGTTAATTGACAAATATACCCATCTTGTATACAGTGCCTAGGAACATACCTCGCTCTCACATGCCCTTGGCTAATTTACCAATATACCCCTATGTTTtttgatggcattaataccataCACAAATCAGAAGGGCAAGAATGTCATTTGAGTAACATTCTGTACCTTGAACTCCACAACCACCACTACAATATGAGTTGAGCTCTAACATCGGAACTGAGTGAGAAAGAGAACCACAAAAATGGCTCTGAATCTATGTGCTTCTTCTCCGAAGTGCAAATGGGTTTCAAGCAACCCATCAATGATGCTAGATTCTTCACCAAAGTCTTCATCTTTCTCTTCTTGTTCCAACAAAATAAAGATGGCATCTACCCACACCTTAACTACATCAAAATCAAACATGAGAAGGAGTGTGAGGAGTACAAGGTTGTTGAGTGTGAGATGCAGCTTGGAAACTGCGGGTCCCACTGTGACCGTAGGGCAGGTGACCGAGGTCAACAAGGATACCTTCTGGCCTATTGTTAATGCTGCTGCTGATAAAACTGTGGTTCTTGACATGTACACCCAATGGTATATTTACCTCTCTATACTTAATCTCTTCTAATCTAATAATCATgcataatcaattaatcatgttTATTATTACTTAAATGTTTCTAATTTAGAGATTCCTtcagtgtgattgtaattttttattgttttgtgcTAAATTTGTCATGATATGTATATTTGATAATACCCAATTTTGTGTCTACTAAATTATGATTGATTGCAAAATCAAAACCTTGCATGTTTTAATGTCACCCTATTTTGCTTTACTCCTCTAATTTTCTTAGTGCCAACTGCTCTATCTACACATCATGTGTAATTGTAAAACAGATTTGCATAACAATCCTTTTATTCGTCACTATCACTTTTTGGTACAGTAGCAATGGGGGAGAATATGGATCATGGTATTTTGTAATTTGACACTAGTTTCATGTGACTGATAAGGGTGAATGTGAATAAGTATTTGTAGGCACATAAATTTACATAAGTACTTAGACTTAAAAAGTGGTGAATAAATATTTGTTTGTTGGCAGAATATGTATAGGAATCTTTGACATTGATTCTTTCTGTTCTAACATTTTTGAAATGCTTCAAAGTTGGTCTTTGGCATACATTTAATCATCATATTTTAAGATGTTATGTACTTAGTAAAGGACCAAAGGGGAAGCATATAACTAATTATGCATAAGAGTGGAATGTTGATGAAGTTCCATGTGAAGATTTCAGCTGAACAGTTATTAGAAGGAAGCTGGTAGTTTCTTCACTTGGCATTTGGTTACTGCCTTGAGACAGTGCTATTTGGGACCAAAACAACATTGTCTCTGGACAATTTTTAAGATAACTAGTGTTTTTGCCCGTAATAACATTATGGGAATATAAATATTCTGTAACTATGTCGGCTTTGTCTTGATATTATAGATTATGCCAGAAAAAAATTTATAGAAtcaaactatttttataaaaaggTCGTAGGGGAACCAAAACAACGTTGTCTCTGGACAATTTTTAAGATAATTTCCCCTCTTCCGAAATAAATAGACACGAGACGTGTCTTGGGGTAAGCCTTTTTTTTACCTCCAAGAAAGAGGGATAGCCGACACAGGAGATATGCCTCTACTGTTTTAGGTTCTCTGTCCTTTTCCATTTTAAGACAAGAATCAAACATGGCCTTATATGGTTAATTAGTTGACATTGTCATCCTTATCCACTTATCCCATATAAACTAAATAAATAGATATATGTATTTGGATAACCATAGATGAGTTATTGAATTTGTGCAGGTGTGGTCCTTGCAAAGTGATGGCACCAAGGTTCCAAGAGTTATCTGAAAAGTATCTTGATGTTGTGTTTCTAAAGCTTGATTGCAACCAAGAGAACAAGGTTGGTTGGTTGTGATGTGCTATATAAACAATGCTAATTATCACATAGGCATGATTATGTTTATATCTTTTCATGACTAAGATGGTTTTATTCATTTTCTTGAGTTTAAATTTTATATACTAACATCCTAAGTGCTCTCATGTacatgaaatatttgcatatttttaatacACATTTAATGCTAGGGATGGCAATGGGCGGGTAAGGGCGGGTTTTGGCACTACTCGATCCCATCCCACCTATGTTACTCAGAACCTGCCCACTCATATGCGTAATTAGTGTAAATTTATATCCTAAACCCTATCCGGGGGTACCCATCCTGCCCCTACTTGCTCCTTTCCAATATACTTTggttattgtttttgtttaaaTTAATAAAACTTAGTTTGTAACATCAGATTATGTATACGAGTGAATGACAAAATATGTGTATATTTGACTGAAGTTCTAATTTATAActtgatcttttttattttttctcaattGAGTCGGGGCAGAATAGGTAATCGGGTTCGGGTGGTGTTGCCATCCCTATCTGTGTGTTCTACCAACATTTGGAACTGCTTTAAAAACAGTTGTGAATGCTTTTTAGAATATGCATTAGATGTCTTTTACTATGGAACACATTTGGGTATGCCTAAGGTTGTTTTTGATACATATACTTTGCTATAATTCTAATTGGTACTTGTTTGATGGCAGCCATTGGCAAAAGAGCTTGGAATTAGAGTGGTTCCAACTTTTAAAATTCTGAAGGACAACAAAGTTGTAAAAGAAGTGACTGGTGCTAAATTCGATGATTTGGTTGCTGCCATAGAGGCTGTTAGATCCAGCTAAAGGATTGAAAACTAAACTATTCTCTTATCTTCCTAtgtaaaaaataagataaaataatattatGCTTTATATATATATCATTTGTGTAAGTATTTTTCTAATGCAATTATAATCTGAGCAAGATCAAGGAATGTTATCACGTGACGTATTGTTTCACATTTTCATATCCCTCCCTGTGCCTAGGGAAAAGTGCCTCACAattaatgattgaattttatcaAGAACTTTGTCAATCTTATAAGTAAAAATattaagaactgaaaataaaatttaGTGATGTATTATTGTATATCTCGCGTGAAAAAGTAAAGAGTGGTAACTAATTTTTTAtccaaaataaaaatgttttaaccTTTAGACAGAGGTCATGAACCTTAAATATGTTTTTTtccaaaaaaggaaagaaaaactaTCCCAGTGTAGAAATTTATGGGTAGAGATTTCATTGTACTAATAAATTTCGGTTAATAGTGttgtaatataaataattaagaaagatataataaatataaaataagaaaatgtaAATAAGAAATTCTAGTATTACTATTCACTATAATTACTATCacaatataattaatatattaatattgtaGTATAAGAAAGAGAGAATAgtataagagagagaagaaattgttgttattgattgatTGTAGTGTTCACGGAGGCTTAATCTCCTATTTATATACATAAGGGGTTTTCATTTTCAACTTTCAATTAATGCTCCTttaatattcttaattcttgGAATATGAGCTCCACATAgaaaatgggcatccacgtccCATTCTTATTCAAAGATAGAACactaaaagtgcagaaaaatagaGAGAACAAAAGACAATGACCAATGAGTGAAAATAATGTTATATTCTTCTTTGCATTACAAATGAAAATggtagctatatatatatataataagctgaAACTACAGCTCATTATTGAGTGATGAAACTTGGGTAATTCTATGATTGGCAACATCTTTTACAGCAAGGCAAAAAAGATGTTTCTAGAATTATGGTGGTACAGTTTCTGATAAGGTTGGAATTGTGCTGTTGAGTTGTAGGTTGGTTTTAGGTGATTCTTTCTTTTTGTCTTGTACTGGCTTTGTGGTGTGGTTTGTTAGCCCCCCGCAAGCTGGAGATTGAAAGATGTCTTTCAATCCCAGCTTGGATATGTTGACAGTGAAAAGGCGGGGTGGCAGTGCTTTGGTGAAAACATCCGCAAGTTGGTTGGAGGAAGAAACGGGAAGGAGGTGCAAAAGTCTAGCTTGAACTTTTTCGCGAACTAAGTGGCAATCCACTTCGAGATGTTTAGTTCTCTCATGGAAGACAGGGTTGGCAGCGATGTGGAGGGCGCTTTGATTATCACAGTATAGCACGGGTGGGCGGATGCAGTTGATGTTGAGAGCCTGAAACAAGTTGAGTAGCCATAGTAATTCCTTGGTAGTTGTAGAGAGAGCTCGATACTCCGCTTCGGCTGAGGAACAAGATACTGTGTCCTGTTTCTTGGTTTTCCAGGATATGAGAGATTTTCCAAGGAAGAAACAATATCCAGTGGTAGATCGGTGAGTGTCGGGGCAACGTCCCCAATCAGCATCACTAAAACCAGAGATTTGGAGGGGAGAGTCCCTTGGAAAAAAGATGCCTTTGCCTGGCGATCCTTTTAAGTATTTGAGAATGCGGAGGGCTGCATTAAAGTGAATTTTGCTTGGGTTATGGACAAATTGGCTCAATTGTTGAGTAGCAAAAGTAATGTCAGGCCTGGTTGTGGTGAGGTAAATGAGGCGGCCAATGAGCTGTCGGTAGGCAGTGATATCATCAAGGGGTTCTCCGGTGTTTTGGCTGAGGCGAATGGAGTCATCCATTGGGGTAGACGAGGGTTTGGCAGCGGTAAGGCCAGCATCAATGATAATGTCCAAACAGTATTTTCGTTGGCAAAGGTAGAGGCCAGCAGCTGAATGCGCTACCTCAATGCCAAGAAAATATTTAAGTGTGCCAAGATCCTTAATTTTGAACTTAGAATCTAAGGCAGCCTTAATGGATTCAATCTCAGAAACAGAGCTACCAGTGACAACTATATCATCGACATAGACAATGAGGGCAGTAAATGCTTTACCAGATTCTTTGAAGAACAGGCTGTAATCCGTCAGGGTCTGCTGGTATCCACACGAGAGTAAAAAAGAGCTGAGCTTCTCATACCATTGTCTTCCTGATTGTTTAAGGCCATACAAAGACTTCCTTAAACGACAACACTGACCAGGCTTGGAAGGTGTTAAACCAGGTGGCAAGCTCATGTACACAGTTTCAAGGAGGTCACCATGGAGGTAGGCGTTGTGGACGTCTAACTGGTGCAGTGTCCAATTATTGATGGAGGCGAGAGCAAGGAGGACTCGAATGGTGGTGATCTTTACCACCGGAGAAAAGGTTTCGAGGTAATCCACCCCTTCAATTTGTGCATATCCTTTTGCCACCAGTCGCGCTTTGTGGCGTTCAATGCTGCCGTCGGGCTGGCGTTTGATGCGATAGACCCAGCGACAACCTATGGGCTTCACATCAGCGGGAGTGTTGACAATGTCCCAAGTCTGATTTTGTTCTAGGGCCAAAATTTCAGCTCGCATGGCGTCACGCCAACATGGCTGAGTTTTGGCATCTACGAATGTTCGTGGCTCGGCTTCTGTGGAGACGGAGAAGAGGAAGCGTCGGTGATGGGGTGAGACTCGTGTATACGAGAGTGAGTGTGAGATTGGATGCTGGCATCTTGAAGATGGTTGGTGCGGCGTTGTGAGAGAGAGATTGCAATAGTAGTCTGCCAAGTTGCGCGGTGGGGCATGGGTTCTATTGGAGCGGCGGGGTGCAGCGGGAATGGGTAGTGTGGTTGGGGTTGTGGGAAGAGTGGACGAGGTGGTTTGGGCTGGGGAAGTGATAGAAGAAGGAATTGGACTTATGTTTGTGTGGGGGAGGGGAGTTCCATCGTTGTTGGTTTGAGCCGTTGTGGGTGTTTGAATTGTGCTTGATGAAGGTTGGGATGTTGCTAAGTGTGGTGGTTGTGGATTGGGTTCTTCAAAGATGGTGGGTGATTGGGGAAGGATGTTGGGAAGGTTGGAGGGGTTTTGGTCAGGTTGAGTTTGTTTGtgaaaagggaggcatgactcaATGAATTGGACATTTCTGGAGATGAAAATATCACGGGTGTCTAAGTCTAGTATGATGAAGCCTTTTGTGCCGGTTTTGAAACCTATGAAAACACCTCTTCTAGCACGGGGATCAAACTTTGAACAGTGGTTGGTGAGGGTGGAGGCATAGCATAAGCATCCAAAAACTTTGAGTGAGTGAAAATTGGATGGTTTGTGGAAGAGAAGTTGAAATGGAGTTTTGTTTTGAATGATTGGTGAGGGAACTCTGTTTATTAAGAAGACAGCATGGTTTACAGCATAGGACCAAAAGGATGGGGGAGGTTTGATTGGAACATTAAAGCTCTAGCGACATTGAGTATGTGTTGGTGTTTGCGTTCTACCCTTCCGTTTTGTTGTGGTGTTTCGACACAAGACTTTTGGTGGTGAATGCCTTTTTTGGCATAAAAATCATTAAGAAGGAATTCAGGGCCATTGTCGGATCTAATGGTTTTGACATTGGTGTCAAATTGATTTTTGACTAAGGCGATGAAGTTCTGAATTTTTGTGCCaacttctccttttgattttagTAAGATTATCCAAGTAAATctactaaaatcatcaataatagttaaaaaatatttgtgCCCATGTATTGATATTTTGGAAAAAGGCCCCAAATGTCTAAATATATTAATTCAAAAGGTTTGGATGCATTATTTGTACTCAAAGGAAAAGACAAtcgcttttgtttttccatatgACAGACATCACAAGATTCATTGACATGTGGATTAATAAAAGGAAATTGATGGTGGAGTTCTCTTAATCTTTGGTCCGAGAGGTGGCCTAGCCTACAATGCCATACATTGCTATCTGTGATTAAGGGTGTTTCACTTGGGTGAATATAGTATGGACTGGATGGTGATTGGGTAAcatcaatttttttttggttgttCTGAGACATGGTGTGGATGTGCAGCAGGCCCCTATTGGAGCTCTGATACCATCAAAGACAAAACACTAAAAGTGCAGAAAATAGAGAGAACAAAAGACAATGACCAATGAGTGAAAATAATGTTATATTCTTCTTTGCATTACAAATGAAAATggtagctatatatatatataataagctgaAACTACAGCTCATTATTGAGTGATGAAACTTGGGTAATTCTATGATTGGCAACATCTTTTACAGCAAGGCAAAAAAGATGTTTCTAGAATTATGGTGGTACAGTTTCTGATAAGGTTGGAATTGTGCTGCTGAGTTGTAGGTTGGTTTTGAGTGATTCTTTCTTTTTGTCTTGTACTGGCTTTGTGGTGTGGTTTGttacttatcacaacactccccttggatgaccatttaggattattgcttcgttaaaaccttactaaagaaaaacccagtggaaaaaaaaaccttagtgaaggaaaaagagtacaatatcctttagtgatggggactgcctcattaaaaaccttgtcaagaaaaacccaatgggaaaaaacctgaccaaggaaaaaagagtacagtctccccctcttgccgacattattttatatctcgaaatcggcgcatcccaatctgatgtaccaatctttcaaaagaagattttgggagtgactttgtgaataaatctgccagattatcacttgagcggatctgttgaaCATCAATTGTcctttgattttgaagatcatgagtgaagaagaatttgggagaaatatgctttgttctatcacctttgatatatccgcctttaagttgagcaatacatgctgtattatcttcaaacaggacagttggagctattttctgatcaatcagtccacatggtggatgaataggtccaaaTATATCACCTTGactcctttctaggaattcaggggactcaaatccaatctttactggtgatggctttaaaattaacttcccttgagaacatgcagcacaacaaaatttactagttttaagaatcttctggttctttagtgaatgtccatgaaagttttcaataattctcctcatcatggttgtttctggatgacccaatctatcataccaagttatgaattcatttgggctagtaaacttctggtttacaatggcatgtgattcaattgcactaatcttagtataatataacccagatgaaagtgagggcaacttttctaatataactttcttatttgaatcatgaattgtgatacataagtactcatgatttccctcattcatagtctcaatatgatatccatttcggcgaatatctttaaagttcaacaagtttcttcgagacttggtagacaatagtgcattatttattatgaattttgttcctccagaaaacaaaattatagctctttcggagccttctatcacattgcccgagccaataatagtattaacatattcttcttttggcacaagatgggtaaaatatatatcacttttaagaatagtgtgcgaacttgcactatccacaaggcaaatatcttcagaatatgtccttgccatttttcttcaaaaacaaatgataattataaaatgagtagaagtacatgcacagtcaaattattcacatgaatacttaacaaacacatacacatatcaaactattctatcattgatcaaatagccaatattaccttcagaatccttaaagaaattagatacatcataatgagtggtggaattttcatcatttgaaacaaaatttgtttcctttcctttgtcatcccttTACAAGGATGCTtggtaaagatcaactaggtgccttggggtacgacaggtacgtgaccaatggccctttccaccacaacggaagtatttatcctcaattgatttactttgcccattatttctttctttatcccacttctggtgagattctttcttatgaacataatttcttttccttccataatttttcttgttatcaaaagcttgccatttacctcttctgaggTTAGAATTTGCCACATTTGCTTCAGAAAAttgggcggcgccagctgggcgcgcttcatgatttcttaagagtAACTCATTGTTGCGCTTAGcgacaagaaggcaagaaattagctcaaaatatttttaaatccttttttctcgatactgctgctgtaggagcacattcgaggcatggaaggttgagaaagttttctctaacatatcgagtttgaggaagtatcacatgattgtacctttcttcaaggtctttccacagatctgcaggatcttttaatgtgggatattcatttttcaatcatacgtcaagatgacgacgaaggaaaatTATGGCTTTGGCTATATCCTTCTggaatgcattattttcagccttaatggtattttcaagatccattgaatcaagatggatttcaacatctatatccatgataaataattatttccaaatatatcaagagcattatattcaagataaaagagtttcgacataataaaaatttgttaact is a window encoding:
- the LOC107635154 gene encoding thioredoxin F-type, chloroplastic, with amino-acid sequence MALNLCASSPKCKWVSSNPSMMLDSSPKSSSFSSCSNKIKMASTHTLTTSKSNMRRSVRSTRLLSVRCSLETAGPTVTVGQVTEVNKDTFWPIVNAAADKTVVLDMYTQWCGPCKVMAPRFQELSEKYLDVVFLKLDCNQENKPLAKELGIRVVPTFKILKDNKVVKEVTGAKFDDLVAAIEAVRSS